A genomic region of Trifolium pratense cultivar HEN17-A07 linkage group LG3, ARS_RC_1.1, whole genome shotgun sequence contains the following coding sequences:
- the LOC123915779 gene encoding uncharacterized protein LOC123915779, whose amino-acid sequence MEDTEGRLAQELYAESLQFSKLELSSNHADDEHQDKLKACDDGDNSNLDDSPWYDSDDELHTEWQKRRDEIMTNEFHTIGYREGLMAAKETSAQEGFNIGFKQSVHAGYRWGVVRGVASAFAHLPDQLKEKLVEKLEKRNEFQGLYHSVQSLTTTDSLKLFHEDIIAQEASEQNVHVDVSCNTVSLQEKTSHNSPLVKYREQLESLISDSPAIDSHLPEPK is encoded by the exons ATGGAGGATACTGAGGGTAGGCTTGCTCAGGAACTGTATGCTGAAAGTTTACAATTCTCAAAATTGGAATTGAGTTCAAATCATGCTGATGACGAGCACCAAGATAAGTTAAAGG CTTGTGATGATGGTGATAATTCGAACCTTGATGATTCTCCGTGGTATGATTCTGATGACGAGTTACATACGGAGTGGCAGAAGAGGCGTGACGAGATTATGACTAACGAGTTCCATACG ATTGGGTATCGGGAAGGTCTTATGGCAGCGAAAGAAACTTCTGCACAAGAGGGATTCAATATCGGTTTTAAACAATCAGTCCACGCTGGTTATCGCTGGGGTGTTGTAAGAGGTGTAGCCAG TGCTTTTGCTCATCTTCCAGACCAGTTAAAAGAGAAGTTGGTTGAAAAACTAGAGAAGAGAAATGAATTTCAAGGGCTGTATCATTCAGTGCAATCTTTGACGACAACAGATTCCCTTAAGTTGTTTCATGAAGACATCATAGCACAAGAAGCTTCGGAACAAAATGTACACGTAGATGTTAGCTGCAACACAGTAAGTTTGCAGGAGAAAACTTCACACAACTCTCCTCTGGTAAAGTATCGTGAACAACTTGAATCTCTGATTAGTGATTCTCCTGCCATTGACAGTCATTTACCTGAACCCAAGTAA